GCAAATTCAAGAGGTGCTTATAATCTTCCACTAACAAATGGTTGCCAAAAAATAgccaagaaaatgaagaaagaaagcaCTAATAATGCTTCCTCTTTGATGGGACAGAGAGTGTCTATGTACATAGATGGATTATTCAACCAGCCTTCTCTGttagaatattattatattaagttTAGAGCCAAAAGAAGGTTTCGTCAGAAACTCAATTACGACAATATGTATGCTAATGTTATACAAgttccattttcttcattttatttggtttattttacgaCACCAATGCACTAATACCTCACGTAAGGGCACACGGCACCTTCAACCTAATATCTAATGACGCAACATTAAGTCTAAAGTAAAAACCTAAATTTATGAGATCAGCTTCATGTCCATGTTCACATTGTTTATAGTAACTAAGTTGCTGAACAAACCTTCTTTGTGTAGAAAATGACAAAACACTATCTTTCAAAGTATATACTCAccttcaaataaaaatcattttcacgacattaaaattttataaatccaataatatatgtttaatacgaattaaaaacaaattaataatgagAATGCatctaattaatatttctttgaaatatagtatataaaattttgaattatttaatatcactgctcataaaataatttttcaaaataaattatattataaaattaaattaatcacttatagaagtgattaaaaaataaaacctattaAATGCTAATTATGCAAAACTTTAATAAGCGATCCGTGAATCTCAATATTTGATGTTTATATACCACTTTATTAGTAGAGAAATTTAAGTAGTAGTTATACTTTCATCTTACTTCCTATATTCACAACTGATCACATGCTTACATCTAAATTTAATAGTAGATATACTTCCATCttaccaaataataataacggtaataaaattttctttcacaAAGTCAGAGCTATGAATTGCCTGCCATAAAATACAGTACGTGGATTGTTTATCAAATCAAGATCTACATgtgattttatatttgtataaaaaaaatgtttggatGCTGAATATAATACTCTAACAACATAAACATAAATGAGTTGCGGCTAGTGAACAAGATAGATTTTATTGGTCAGCTTGTTGTGGTGGTTAAGGAACTTTTAAGAGTAAGTCAAAGGTgctattttgtaatttattgcACAGGTGGAATTAGATAGAATTGTGTAAATTGATGATCTGTGAATCTTTGTCCAAGATGGGAGCCATTTCTTGTGGTAACTCTCACGGttttctttaataatatttgttttgttttcaaaaaaataaacattaacgAGTATGTAAAATATACACAAATTATACATGTAACATCACTTTATTAGTTGACAACGGAAACACATCGCGCAAGAAAAACAATATCCATCCCCATGTATAATTTATGATATTCTAGGTAGGCAATTCCTATAAAGATATAGGAGGTTCTTTTttagcaattttttttcttcataaaaacaTCGATTCATATATCTTAACATATATTAAGTGTatcatacttttttttcatcatattattggtataaaatatcaatcaattttgtctcaTCCCAATTATATTATTCACAAAACTCAAATCTATAATCTTATTTAAGAGAATTGAGTTTAATATCATTCAAGCTAACAGTACTTAAATATAATAAGTTGCTTTctctatttatatttaattaagtgaGATGAATCACGGTAAAGAATAGCAGtaccttataatttatattgatttgagaGCTTGAAAGAGGTATATATAACACGACACTCGCAACAACATAAAGATGAGCCTAATGTTGTCAATAAAATTGCTTTTGTGGTTCCTGTTTTTGTCATGGTGCCACTTTGCCATCCCATGTGAGGCCAACCAACAAGGGGAATATCTCTAtaagtttattcaaacaaaGAGGGCTCAGAAACGCTCTTATGGAGAAGCTTCTTCTATGGCTACAAATCTTGGTGGTGATGAACATTTTTCGAAGGTTTATGTTGTTAAGGAACAATCCGGGTTGATGGAAGGTGACAAAGTGAAGGCTTTGCCGGGACAACCATCTCAAGGGGTGGATTTTGATCAATATGCTGGCTATGTTACGGTCGATGCCAAGGCAGGGAGAGCACTGTTCTACTACTTTGTGGAGTCACCTCACAATGCTTCCAACAGGCCCCTTGTTCTATGGCTAAATGGAGGTAAGTACTCTATaatacattttgtttgttttgtttgttcatttgaatatgatgtgtagtatcatcaaataattaaatgcaTAGTAAGTAGCACATATAAGATGGATTGAAtggttaaagaaaaagaaaaaaaattataggttcaattttttttattaacaaaaattaacatttaccgataaaaactaacattctaacttaaaattttatatctctATATATTTGGTAATTTTGTTACATgatattaaatgaatatatatctaaataaaatgtgatgattaaaaaaaattcaaaaagccTCATTAAAAGTATTCCTTTTGCCCCCGTAATCATAAAGTGGGTTCAATTAATGTTGAATAATATGACATTATGACCCCACCATATATTCCGTGGCAATGCACGGTAAGGTAGCAAATGGGTTTTTATGCTAATTTCTTATTCATAATTGATTGCTATATAATGAGATAATAGATTCCCAATCAATCGCCTTACTCAAACATTGACACCACAACTTAACGCTACTGAAATTCTAACACGGAAGCCATTAGTCATGTCTGCCAccaaaaattatactaataatatttctTGAGCAGTTTGATTAGCAAGAAATTCTCAAGTTTAGAAGACTCTTATTGGTGCCCCCTTGCAGCATCTGTAGGAATTGGAAGCAAGCATCTTATAATCTCGAATATTTGAATGTGTAATATTCATTTGACATCATcttataatctattttttttttttacacttctCTTTCGCACGGAAAGCTAATGTTTTTTACTATGTAGAAGAAGTGTGTACTATATGCGATGAAAAACAAGGATAAAAAAAGAGTGTGAAACTATCAAGTTCCTATTTGACCAGTCTAATACTGATTATGGACTCACAATAGTGACATAAACCGATCCACATTTCTGTTTTTCAAATTAGTATGTCCAAAGAAGCTAACCACCGATATTCTATGTAcataatacatttaaataagaaattatattaaattctattttgtaTATATTCTTGAActgtaaatttataatttgagtATATTTAGATAAATTTCTTGGGAAGcatttctagaaaaaaaaaatgaaaagagctTCTTcccaaagttaaaattaacttatgcatgagttaatttataaaaaaaaattcatataattttctaagagatatttttaatttatgcataaaCTAATCTTAGCATAtagaaaaaatcatttcatttatttctctctctcctaAAAGTAACTTTTGGGTAAACTTATCCAAGTATGcgctttatattaattaaaagtgtagAACTTGAATGAAGAATTCAATAAAGTAACTATTTTGGTATAAGTTTTCTTTACCTTCAAGTGCATTTTGATCAACCTTCCAATTGTGTTAGgtatttatcatttgttcacCTCAATTCTTGGGGTTAGGAGTCAATTTTCAAATCATGGGTAGACCTTATATCTCTCCCTTTATTTGAGATGTTAGTACATGAAATCAAATTATGTAACGATTACATAAAAAGTCAAATCAGTATAATCAAATCAACCCTGAACCCAACATAAAAGATACAAAGTTCCTCAATCTCAAGCTTAAGAGGTGAAAAGATTAAGATAGAATAAGTCATAAAATTGATTGATATACTTGtgacatgaaaaatatataatcttcTAACCTCAAGCCTAAGAAACGACGAGACTAACATAAAATAAGTCATgagattaatatataataatatatttataaatattatcctTCTAATagtatgttaaaataaaaattattaacgtatttttattttattttaattatgacgTTATAAGTAACTCAATTAAGAATCacattttctatatttaatgGTTTTATTTCACCAAATTATTCAAAACCCTTTCACCATTAGTTCCATCctgatatattttttctattcaatattAGAATCATTAATTTATCctatattaaaagaataatttaatgcCACTTGAGTTGCAATGCTTATATATCTTTTTCATTTCAACTTAGTagtaataaattttcaaaattctgcTACTTTCCTCGATTCATTTccctcttctttttctctttggtaGTTCTAACTTTTAGGttcatcatgaactagctttaATTACCCATATAAATCTACCAAGTAAAACTCTTggaacttgaaaacaacataatGCTTTCCGTTTGGTTACAACTTGAGGAAATTAGAGTCATTTATCATTGTAACAGTGAAATGCTTTTGTTTCTATCTAATAAGTAAAAGGAATTAGATTACTAAATGTATGTATGATATGCAGGGCCTGGTTGCTCTTCCTTTGGGTATGGAGCCATGCAAGAACTGGGACCTTTTAGAGTCAACAGTGATGGAAAAACACTTTACAGAAATCAATATGCATGGAACAATGGTAAGCATACACTGCTAGCTACTAGATGGAAAATGACAAGTGGTTCAAGTACAACACTATTTCTAGTTAGAATTGGAGTTTTATAGTTACTGCCTTCCACAAAGATtgatatttaaagttttttcacaaagataaaaaaaaacaaatattttaaaagaattaacatttatctcttaatttcaataaatttattattttagtctttcaagataatattatttattacaatataattaaaattgaaataagcgTTTGAATATCTCGTTAAAAAGTGAGAacgttaattaatttaaaaaaaattaaaaggttaaAACTTGAAGTGATTTTGGGGAATGAAATCACTGTACAATagaaaattgcattaaatattaGTATATAAATATGTACTATTAAGGAGAAATTCCAATTCTAATATAACAGCATGacattcaagaaattgtgtctaagttttatctttatttttacacatgtcaatttttaaataggaaaagaggaaaagaaagggaaaatgtGATTTGGTTCCGTGCCAATGAACCTTTCTGGGCTTGCATAATTATTATTAGGAACTGATGAGTTACTTCAACAATTGGCAGTGGCAAACGTGATTTTCCTAGAGTCTCCAGCAGGAGTTGGCTTTTCATATTCAAACACTTCGTCTGACTACACAAAAACTGGTGACAAGAGCACAGCCATGGACTCTTATACTTTTCTTCTAAACTGGCTCGAGAGATTTCCACAGTACAAAACTCGAGACTTGTTCATCACTGGAGAAAGCTATGCTGGACATTATGTCCCTCAGCTAGCTGACACTATTCTCACTTATAATAAGCTTACAAATCACACAGTGATCAACCTGAAAGGGATTGCGGTATGTCAAATTTTGTGGTACATATTCAATTTAGGCTAAAATACACTTTTAGTCTCTAgtcttatttttcttcaat
The genomic region above belongs to Glycine max cultivar Williams 82 chromosome 14, Glycine_max_v4.0, whole genome shotgun sequence and contains:
- the LOC100818983 gene encoding serine carboxypeptidase 1 isoform X2, giving the protein MSLMLSIKLLLWFLFLSWCHFAIPCEANQQGEYLYKFIQTKRAQKRSYGEASSMATNLGGDEHFSKVYVVKEQSGLMEGDKVKALPGQPSQGVDFDQYAGYVTVDAKAGRALFYYFVESPHNASNRPLVLWLNGGPGCSSFGYGAMQELGPFRVNSDGKTLYRNQYAWNNVANVIFLESPAGVGFSYSNTSSDYTKTGDKSTAMDSYTFLLNWLERFPQYKTRDLFITGESYAGHYVPQLADTILTYNKLTNHTVINLKGIAVGNGWIDDNMCGKGMYEYFWTHALNSDETHEGIQRYCDFESGNLTGECSKYQSRGDTEIGSIDIYDIYAPPCDSAAKKPGSSPATNYDSNFDPCSDDYTNSYLNLAEVQEALHAKASVWYPCRGVGWTDSPATILPTINRLISSGINTWIYSGDTDGRVPITSSRYSVNALKLPVETTWRPWYSSNEVGGYLVGYKGLTLITVRGAGHMVPSYQPQRALTMISFFLLGELPPEFTS